A window from Deltaproteobacteria bacterium encodes these proteins:
- a CDS encoding helix-turn-helix domain-containing protein: MEKDRLLMSGKERTRYHLMELVEEGRITLKEASIKMDLSYRQAKRVRKKFKDYGAKGLIHGNRGHPSGRALDSGLRDRILELSRARYELFNDSHFTEKLEEEEGIKVCRETVRRLRRSAGIKPQIK, from the coding sequence ATGGAAAAGGACAGATTATTGATGAGTGGGAAGGAGCGGACGAGGTATCACCTCATGGAATTGGTGGAAGAAGGGCGGATAACATTGAAGGAGGCCAGTATAAAAATGGACCTTTCCTATCGCCAGGCCAAGCGGGTGAGGAAGAAGTTCAAGGATTATGGGGCCAAAGGGTTAATCCACGGCAACAGGGGTCATCCTTCTGGCCGGGCGTTAGATTCTGGTCTTAGAGACCGGATATTAGAGTTGTCCCGCGCCAGGTATGAACTGTTTAATGACAGTCATTTCACGGAGAAATTAGAGGAGGAAGAAGGAATAAAGGTGTGCCGTGAAACGGTGCGAAGGCTTCGGAGATCGGCCGGGATAAAACCTCAGATAAAATAA